The following proteins are co-located in the Pedobacter sp. FW305-3-2-15-E-R2A2 genome:
- a CDS encoding acyltransferase produces MNRFQRAMHMLKTILLYRTIFKKIGYRSIVINPLKIENGKNILIANNVLIGYKSWLAASPLTGESECILEIGEGCSIGNFNHIYSTKQIILEKNVLTADKVYISDNLHGYKNVNLPIIKQPIVQNNIVVIGEGSWIGENVCVLGVKIGKNCVIGANSVVTKDIPDYCVAVGSPAKIIKRYCFDTNEWLKTDKNGNFINEVAI; encoded by the coding sequence ATGAATAGGTTTCAAAGAGCAATGCATATGCTCAAAACAATTCTGCTTTATAGGACTATTTTTAAAAAGATAGGTTATAGATCTATAGTGATTAATCCATTAAAGATTGAAAACGGAAAAAATATTTTAATTGCAAATAACGTCTTGATAGGTTATAAGTCTTGGTTGGCAGCATCTCCTCTAACTGGAGAAAGTGAATGCATTTTAGAAATCGGTGAAGGTTGCAGTATTGGTAATTTTAACCATATTTACTCTACTAAGCAGATTATTCTCGAAAAAAACGTATTGACGGCAGATAAAGTATATATTTCGGATAACCTTCATGGATATAAGAATGTAAATTTGCCAATTATTAAACAACCAATTGTTCAAAATAACATTGTAGTTATTGGTGAGGGAAGTTGGATTGGTGAAAATGTGTGTGTGTTAGGGGTGAAAATAGGAAAGAACTGTGTAATAGGGGCTAATTCGGTGGTCACAAAGGATATTCCTGATTATTGCGTAGCCGTTGGATCTCCAGCGAAAATTATCAAACGATATTGTTTTGATACCAATGAATGGTTAAAAACAGATAAGAACGGAAATTTTATTAATGAAGTAGCTATATGA
- a CDS encoding NAD-dependent epimerase/dehydratase family protein, whose product MKNILITGGAGFIGSNLALRLIDKGFNITILDNLSTQIHGEDAEENSFLFLTIKDKVKFIKGCVTSKEDWIKAISGQDAIVHFAAETGTGQSMYEIEKYTTVNIGGTAIMLDLLANNPHNVKKVIIASSRSIYGEGRYWSEELNGFVYPKHRSDSFMSAGDFEVKYNGLSKPLQLVGTDEESKIHPSSVYGITKQNQEQMIMTVCPTIGIAPVAFRYQNVYGPGQSLSNPYTGILSIFSTLIKNGKDINIFEDGMESRDFVYIDDVVTATILGLENEAANGGVFNVGTGEATNVITVANELIKNYGIDTKVNITGNYRLGDIRHNYADLKKINATLGFEPKYNFEAGIKKFTDWVLTQEITESKYDISISEMKEKGLFK is encoded by the coding sequence ATGAAAAATATTTTAATAACCGGGGGAGCTGGTTTTATAGGATCTAATTTGGCCCTAAGGTTAATCGATAAAGGATTTAATATTACAATTTTAGATAATCTTTCTACACAAATTCATGGAGAGGATGCCGAAGAGAATTCATTCCTTTTTTTGACAATAAAAGATAAGGTTAAATTCATCAAAGGCTGTGTAACCTCAAAGGAGGACTGGATAAAAGCGATTTCAGGTCAGGATGCTATTGTTCATTTTGCTGCTGAAACAGGAACGGGACAATCCATGTATGAAATCGAAAAATATACAACTGTTAACATTGGTGGAACTGCAATTATGCTTGACCTGCTGGCAAATAATCCGCATAATGTAAAAAAGGTAATTATTGCTTCTTCCAGATCTATCTATGGAGAAGGTAGGTATTGGTCAGAAGAGCTAAATGGTTTTGTTTATCCAAAACATAGATCAGATAGTTTTATGTCGGCTGGAGATTTTGAAGTTAAATATAATGGTTTATCAAAGCCCTTACAATTGGTAGGTACAGACGAGGAATCGAAAATTCACCCATCATCGGTATATGGTATTACCAAACAGAATCAGGAGCAAATGATTATGACTGTTTGTCCTACAATAGGGATTGCTCCAGTTGCATTCAGGTACCAGAATGTATACGGGCCAGGTCAATCTTTATCAAATCCTTATACCGGTATTCTGTCTATTTTTTCCACACTAATCAAAAATGGAAAAGACATCAACATATTTGAAGACGGGATGGAATCGAGAGATTTCGTTTACATCGACGATGTGGTTACAGCCACAATCTTAGGACTGGAAAATGAGGCGGCAAATGGTGGTGTTTTTAACGTTGGAACAGGGGAAGCTACAAATGTGATTACAGTTGCCAATGAGCTCATTAAGAATTACGGCATTGATACAAAGGTAAACATTACAGGGAATTATCGCCTTGGAGACATACGTCATAATTATGCTGACCTTAAAAAGATTAATGCGACTCTAGGATTTGAGCCTAAATACAATTTTGAAGCTGGAATTAAGAAATTTACAGATTGGGTACTGACCCAGGAGATTACAGAGAGTAAATATGATATCTCTATTTCGGAAATGAAAGAAAAGGGATTATTTAAATAA
- a CDS encoding glycosyltransferase family 2 protein translates to MISVCIASYNGEKYIKEQLSSILVQLGSHDEIIVSDDGSSDHTLKIIEEFDDQRIKVVLNKLKKGVTHNFENALNHAKGDILFLSDQDDVWLPGKVELSVNELKVYDLVVSNCMVINENKEVIFDSYFKLAKSGKGFLKNFYRSSYLGCCLAFKRDVLNKVLPIPKSLLLFHDWWFGFIAEVCLNVKFIETPCMYYRRHSETTSNTLSKSDLSFYDKIRYRFQLLYLGFIRIIEIKTR, encoded by the coding sequence ATGATTTCAGTCTGCATAGCCAGTTATAATGGCGAAAAATATATTAAAGAGCAATTATCTTCTATTTTGGTTCAATTAGGAAGTCATGATGAGATCATTGTTTCTGATGATGGATCTTCAGATCATACATTAAAGATTATAGAAGAATTTGATGACCAACGTATAAAAGTTGTTCTGAACAAACTGAAAAAAGGAGTAACTCATAATTTTGAAAATGCCTTAAATCATGCAAAAGGTGACATCTTATTCTTATCTGATCAGGATGATGTATGGTTGCCGGGAAAGGTTGAACTTTCTGTTAATGAATTGAAAGTCTATGATCTTGTGGTCTCTAACTGCATGGTAATCAATGAAAATAAAGAAGTGATTTTTGATTCTTACTTTAAATTGGCGAAATCTGGTAAAGGGTTTTTGAAAAATTTCTATAGAAGTTCCTATCTGGGATGTTGTTTGGCCTTTAAAAGAGATGTTTTAAATAAGGTTCTGCCTATTCCTAAATCTCTTTTGCTTTTCCATGATTGGTGGTTTGGCTTTATAGCTGAAGTTTGTCTTAATGTAAAGTTTATTGAGACTCCGTGCATGTATTATAGAAGGCATAGTGAAACTACCTCCAATACTTTATCCAAATCGGACCTCTCCTTTTACGATAAAATAAGGTATCGGTTTCAATTGTTATATCTGGGGTTTATTAGGATTATAGAAATTAAAACAAGATAA
- a CDS encoding DapH/DapD/GlmU-related protein, translating to MIAKLIWAIRAVLYKPFFGKIGFPGYIGSPTFLKGTRNIFIGQRVRIFPNIRLETHGANGKIHIEDNVAIAQNVHITSASHLLISASTTILANVFITNIDHDYQEIGIHIMEQEYLIKETSIGENCYIGMGSCIQAGTVLGKQCVVGANSVVRGVFPDYCVIVGAPAKIVKRFNAESRVWEKTKPDGTFLQQ from the coding sequence ATGATAGCGAAATTAATTTGGGCAATAAGAGCAGTTCTGTATAAACCTTTTTTTGGTAAAATTGGATTTCCTGGTTATATCGGCTCTCCTACCTTCTTAAAAGGAACAAGAAATATTTTTATTGGGCAGCGGGTCAGGATCTTTCCTAATATTAGGTTGGAAACGCATGGTGCCAATGGGAAAATTCATATAGAAGATAATGTTGCTATCGCTCAGAATGTTCATATTACTTCCGCTTCTCATTTGCTGATTAGTGCTTCAACGACTATTTTGGCAAATGTGTTCATTACAAATATAGACCATGATTATCAGGAAATAGGGATCCATATTATGGAGCAGGAGTATTTGATTAAGGAGACATCAATTGGTGAAAATTGTTACATAGGAATGGGGTCCTGTATCCAGGCGGGTACAGTTTTAGGTAAACAATGTGTAGTTGGAGCGAATTCAGTAGTAAGGGGAGTATTTCCTGATTACTGCGTTATTGTGGGGGCACCAGCGAAGATTGTTAAGCGATTCAACGCAGAAAGTAGGGTTTGGGAGAAAACAAAACCGGATGGAACATTCCTCCAACAGTAA
- a CDS encoding NAD-dependent epimerase/dehydratase family protein, translating into MILLTGATGFLGKTIIKELGPAVSASVGRSDSTFNVDLSRDIARITGQYEIVVHAAGKAHSVPKNADERQMFFDVNVTGTANLLKGLEQLDVLPKAFVFISSVAVYGMNTGNAIDENSPLNAVDAYGKSKIEAEIIVSNWCLKHGIVCSILRLPLLAGPNPPGNLAAMIKGLEKNYYFNIAGGTARKSMVLASDVALIIPVVAKIGGIYNLTDGCHPSFSELSIKIAEQLGKAKPMNIPYGIASLIAKIGDLLGTKAPLNSNKFKKIVTDLTFDDRKARELLKWSPMPVLKEFLIE; encoded by the coding sequence ATGATATTACTTACAGGAGCAACGGGCTTTTTAGGAAAGACCATTATTAAAGAATTAGGCCCAGCTGTTTCTGCAAGTGTGGGGCGGTCTGACTCTACTTTTAATGTTGACCTTTCTAGGGATATTGCCAGGATTACTGGTCAATATGAAATTGTAGTTCATGCAGCAGGAAAAGCACATTCTGTGCCGAAGAATGCTGATGAAAGGCAAATGTTTTTTGATGTGAATGTAACTGGTACAGCTAACCTGTTAAAAGGCCTCGAACAATTAGACGTCTTACCTAAGGCTTTTGTCTTTATTAGCTCCGTGGCTGTTTACGGTATGAATACAGGAAATGCCATTGATGAAAACTCTCCATTAAATGCCGTTGACGCCTATGGTAAGAGTAAAATTGAAGCAGAGATAATAGTTTCAAACTGGTGTTTAAAACATGGAATCGTCTGTTCTATATTAAGACTTCCATTGTTAGCCGGGCCTAATCCTCCCGGAAATCTGGCGGCGATGATTAAGGGGCTAGAGAAGAACTATTATTTTAATATTGCCGGTGGAACGGCTAGAAAGAGCATGGTGCTTGCAAGCGACGTTGCCCTTATCATTCCTGTGGTTGCTAAAATAGGAGGAATTTATAACTTAACGGATGGCTGTCATCCATCTTTTTCCGAACTTTCTATTAAAATCGCTGAACAGCTTGGAAAGGCTAAACCAATGAATATTCCGTATGGAATTGCTTCGTTAATTGCTAAAATTGGAGATTTGCTTGGTACAAAGGCTCCTCTAAACTCTAATAAGTTTAAAAAGATTGTTACCGATTTGACTTTTGATGATCGTAAAGCAAGAGAATTATTAAAATGGAGTCCAATGCCAGTGTTAAAAGAATTTTTAATTGAATAA
- the rfbB gene encoding dTDP-glucose 4,6-dehydratase, whose translation MINSKTIIITGGAGFIGSHVVRRFVNNYPDYKIINLDNLTYAGNLANLTDIQDAPNYSFQKGDITDAVFIDALFEKEKPYAVIHLAAESHVDRSISNPMEFVMTNVIGTVNLLNAARKSWEGDYINHRFYHVSTDEVYGALGESGMFTEETSYDPHSPYSASKASSDHFVRAYHDTYGLDVVISNCSNNYGSHHFPEKLIPLAINNIKNNKPVPVYGKGENVRDWLWVEDHARAIDVIFHKAKAGDTYNIGGHNEWKNIDLIRLLCEILDQKLGRESGASAKLITFVTDRAGHDLRYAIDSTKLQNELDWVPSLQFEEGLEKTVDWYLQNEEWLENVTSGNYQDYYKNQYNS comes from the coding sequence ATGATAAATAGTAAAACGATAATTATAACCGGTGGTGCCGGCTTTATCGGCTCTCATGTTGTGCGCAGATTTGTAAATAATTATCCTGATTATAAGATAATAAACCTGGATAATTTGACTTATGCAGGTAACTTGGCAAATTTAACAGACATTCAGGATGCGCCTAATTATTCTTTCCAAAAAGGTGATATTACCGATGCAGTTTTCATTGATGCACTTTTTGAAAAAGAGAAACCCTATGCTGTAATACATCTGGCAGCAGAGTCTCATGTAGACAGGTCTATTAGTAATCCTATGGAATTTGTAATGACCAATGTTATCGGCACTGTAAATTTATTGAACGCAGCTCGTAAATCATGGGAGGGAGACTATATTAATCATCGCTTTTATCATGTAAGCACAGATGAGGTCTATGGTGCTTTAGGTGAAAGTGGTATGTTTACTGAAGAAACGAGCTATGATCCACATAGTCCTTATTCCGCATCTAAAGCAAGCTCTGACCATTTTGTCCGTGCTTATCATGACACTTATGGACTGGATGTGGTTATCTCTAACTGTTCTAATAATTATGGATCTCATCATTTTCCTGAAAAATTGATTCCATTAGCAATTAATAATATCAAAAATAATAAGCCTGTACCTGTTTATGGCAAAGGGGAAAATGTTCGTGACTGGCTTTGGGTGGAAGATCATGCTCGTGCTATTGATGTGATTTTTCATAAAGCTAAAGCTGGTGATACCTATAATATCGGTGGACATAATGAATGGAAGAATATCGATTTGATTCGCTTGCTTTGCGAAATCTTGGATCAGAAATTAGGTAGAGAATCAGGGGCGTCTGCTAAACTGATCACTTTTGTAACTGATAGGGCCGGACATGACCTTCGTTACGCGATAGACTCTACTAAACTTCAGAATGAATTAGACTGGGTTCCTTCGTTACAATTTGAAGAAGGATTAGAGAAAACGGTTGATTGGTATTTGCAGAATGAAGAGTGGTTAGAGAATGTAACTTCCGGCAATTACCAGGATTATTATAAAAATCAATACAATAGTTAA
- the rfbC gene encoding dTDP-4-dehydrorhamnose 3,5-epimerase: protein MEIQETALRGCVIIKPRVFEDERGYFFESFNTSSFEQKTGMSGSFVQDNQSFSSYGVIRGLHAQQGEHAQAKLVRVLQGEVLDVAVDARPDSPTYGQHVAVRLSAANKLQLYVPRGFLHGFAVLSETAEFFYKCDNYYNKESERGIHLASPELNINWLIEEDKRIIADKDLLLPYFSKK, encoded by the coding sequence ATGGAAATACAAGAAACAGCGTTAAGAGGATGTGTTATCATAAAGCCTAGGGTCTTCGAAGACGAACGGGGATATTTTTTTGAAAGCTTCAATACTTCCAGTTTTGAACAAAAAACAGGGATGTCTGGCAGTTTTGTACAGGATAATCAATCTTTTTCTTCTTACGGCGTAATTAGGGGATTACATGCTCAACAAGGTGAGCATGCCCAAGCTAAATTGGTAAGGGTATTACAAGGTGAGGTTTTAGATGTGGCAGTGGATGCCAGACCTGACTCTCCAACCTATGGTCAGCACGTTGCTGTTCGTTTAAGTGCAGCAAATAAATTGCAGTTATATGTTCCGAGGGGATTTTTGCATGGATTTGCAGTATTGAGTGAAACTGCAGAATTTTTCTATAAATGTGACAATTATTACAATAAAGAATCTGAACGAGGTATACATTTGGCCTCTCCGGAATTAAATATAAATTGGTTGATTGAAGAGGATAAGAGAATTATTGCAGATAAAGATCTTTTGTTACCCTACTTTTCGAAAAAATAA
- the rfbD gene encoding dTDP-4-dehydrorhamnose reductase, which yields MIKENKILVFGGAGQLGQCIARVSQEQNLKSILFLDEIEGNILDFGCLQRLFDKEKPDFVVNCAAYTAVDKAEDEETLCEKINKDGAANLAKFCAEFGATLIHVSTDFVFEGNIPKILNEEDTTNPINIYGKTKLEGEQEISKLLEAHYILRTSWLYSEYANNFVKTMRKLGSERDELSVIVDQVGTPTYAIDLAEAILSIIHQNKALYGTYHFSNEGVTSWYDFAKGIFEISGIMIKLNPIPGSAYPTKASRPAFSVMDKTKIKNAFNLSIPYWRDSLVRCIEKLNQQ from the coding sequence ATGATAAAAGAAAATAAAATCCTCGTATTTGGAGGAGCCGGACAATTAGGTCAATGTATAGCCAGGGTAAGTCAGGAGCAAAATCTGAAGTCTATATTGTTTTTGGATGAAATAGAAGGGAATATTTTAGATTTCGGTTGTCTTCAAAGATTGTTTGATAAAGAGAAACCTGATTTTGTTGTCAACTGTGCGGCTTATACTGCAGTAGATAAAGCTGAGGATGAGGAGACGTTATGTGAAAAAATCAATAAAGATGGTGCCGCCAATTTAGCCAAATTTTGTGCTGAATTTGGAGCAACACTTATTCATGTTTCTACTGATTTTGTTTTTGAAGGAAATATTCCAAAAATCTTAAATGAAGAGGACACTACCAATCCAATAAATATCTATGGTAAGACCAAGCTTGAAGGAGAACAGGAAATATCAAAGCTATTGGAAGCTCATTATATCCTGCGTACAAGCTGGTTATATTCGGAGTATGCAAATAATTTCGTTAAAACCATGCGCAAGTTAGGTTCGGAACGTGATGAATTGAGTGTAATTGTAGATCAGGTCGGTACTCCTACTTATGCAATTGATCTTGCTGAGGCTATACTAAGTATTATACACCAGAATAAGGCTCTTTATGGAACTTATCACTTCAGTAACGAGGGGGTGACGTCATGGTATGACTTTGCTAAGGGAATTTTTGAGATTAGTGGTATAATGATAAAGCTAAATCCAATTCCTGGATCTGCTTATCCAACTAAAGCCAGTCGCCCTGCATTCTCCGTTATGGATAAAACAAAAATTAAGAATGCATTCAATCTGTCAATTCCATATTGGAGAGACAGTTTGGTGAGATGTATTGAAAAACTAAATCAACAATAA